From the genome of Thermosynechococcus sp. NK55a:
TCAAGAAACAGTGTCATTCCCGAACGAATCTGCTGTGTGGCATTGGCCACATCCACCACCGCTGGCCGTCCCAATTCCCGTGCCAGAATTGCCCCATGGCTCGTTAGCCCTCCCTGCTCACAAATCACACCAACGGCAGCATTCACGAGGGGCAACCAGTGGGGAGGAATACTTTTGGTCACCAAAATCCGTCCAGCCACAGCAGCCGGGGCACAGGGGTCGGTGACCACAATGGCAGGGGCGATCGCCTGCCCTCCAGCAGCGGGAATTCCTTGCGCGAGTAGAGTATGCTCCACCGCCTGCGGCAAGGGGGCAACCGGCAGAGGCTCCGGCAAACACTGTCCCCACCAAACCTGTGTCTGGCTGCGATGCCAAAGCCAGAGATGGGACGCTGCCCCGCGACAGGCCTGCTGCAAGTGGTGCTCCTCTGCGGGCGTCAGCTCAATTCCCCTTGGGGACAGGGGAATGCCTTGATGGGGTAGAGCCACACCGCTGGCGATCGCCTTCAACGTTGGCTCCCTCCCTATCCACCAACCTGAAGCAACAATGGCACTTAGGGGGTAAAGCAAGATCACCCCCTTGAGCTGACAAAAATCCCATCCCTGCTGCCAATAGGTATAGAGATTCTTGGCTTGAACAAGGGCAGCAAAGGCAGCTTCGATCGCCTGATGACACAGGGGCAAACTGGGACGGTTTAAGACTGTGCCACGACCTAGCCCCCAAGGTAAGTCCACAGCACCCTGCCAAAGATAGGTGGTGAGAACCAGATGGGAGTCTCCCCCCTGTTGTTGCCAAAAGTGATGACACTCAGCAAAAATTGTTTCTAACTCTCCCACATCCAAGGGCGGTAATTGATCGGTCATCTCCAGAGCCAGTGCCTTGAAATCCGCCGCAGTGGGAGGTCGCTCCTGCCAGCGATCGCAGGCTGCTTGCCACAGGGGAATGGCGCCAGCGCGCAACTGTTGCCAGACACTAGTAGAAATCAACCACACAGGATGAGGCGGTGGCAAGACTTGTTGCGTCTTTTGCAGGGCAACCAACGTTGGGGAAAGGGCTTCCGCTGGGTACTGCTGTAGGGGTTCCAGAAGGAGTGATGTCACAAACGCATTTCCTTAATCGTCTCCTGAATCGTCCTTGGGGGGCTGGGAGCCGACGATCCTACCTAGGGAGAACTGACTTCCGTTGGCTGACGGCGGCGAATGTTGAGGACATCAGTGATTTTTCTAATTTGCGCCAAGATACGATCCAACTGCTTCGCATTCACAATATCAATACACAAATCAATAGTTGCCGTGCCCGTCGGATGCGTGTGGACATTGGCCCGCCGTACATTAATTTGATGATCGGTTAAACGGGTCAAAATATCCTTAAGAATACCGACGCGATCAATTACCTCAATTTGCACATCCACAGGGTAGGTTTGGGGACGGTGTGGATTGACTTTGGTATTCCAACTCACTGGAATCAGGCGATCGCTCGACACCGCCTCTAGGCTGCTACAGCCCTGCCGATGAATGGAAATACCCCGACTGCCCAGCGTCACCACGCCAATAATCGGCTCATCGGGCACAGGACAACAACAGCCAGCAATGTGATAAACCAAGCCCTCCACCCCTAGAATCGGGGAATCAGTGGGTTTGGTGGTCGCTGGTACACGGTTAACAGGGGCAGATTCCGAAGGCAGTTCCGGTGGGGTTGTCTCTGGACGTGCCAGGGTAATTGCCCGCAGCCGATTCACCACCAGATTCAGCGTGATTTCACCATAGCCCAGGGCCGCCACTAGGTCATCCACACTTTGGTAGTTGCTGCGCTCTGCCACCTGCTGCATTTGCGGTGACTTCAGGAGTGCTTCCAAACCGGCTTTGCCCAGTTCTTTCTCTAGTAACTCCCGTCCCCGTTGCAGGTTTTCATCGCGGCGCGATCGCTTGTACCACTGCCGAATACGATTGCGTGCCGTTGTTGTTTTAACAAAGTTCAACCAATCCAAACTGGGGTGAGCTGTTTTTTGAGTGAGAATTTCCACAATGTCGCCATTGCGCAGGGGGGTATCTAGGGGCACCATCCGACCATTCACCCGTGCCCCAGCACAGTGATTGCCGATATCGGTGTGAATACGGTAGGCAAAGTCAAGGGGCGTTGCCCCCTGTTGCAGGGCAAGGACATCCCCTTGGGGTGTAAAAACATAGACCTCCTTATCAAAGAGATCATCGCGAATGCTGTCAAGATACTCCTGCGCATCCTTGAGGTCATTTTGCCAATCCAGCAGTTGGCGTAGCCACGTAAATTTTTGATCTTGGACACTCCACTGCTGCGGCAAGGACTGACCTGTTTCTTTGTACTTCCAGTGGGCAGCAATTCCATACTCAGAGACATGGTGCATCGCCAAGGTGCGAATTTGCACCTCCAAGGGGCGCCCCCCGAGACCCATAACGACGGTGTGCAGCGATTGATACTGGTTGGGTTTGGGCAAGCTAATGTAGTCCTTGAACCGCCCCGGCACCGAAAGAAAACAGTCATGGACAACCGCAAGGGCACGATAGCACTCATCCTTTGTGGCTACAAGGATGCGAATGCCCGCTATATCATAGATTTCATGGAATTCTTTGTGCTG
Proteins encoded in this window:
- a CDS encoding bifunctional (p)ppGpp synthetase/guanosine-3',5'-bis(diphosphate) 3'-pyrophosphohydrolase, whose translation is MNAFAPSLPTDIELPDWLATCLQNPNPENGDDLVCRAFQFAYDLHQGQRRASGEPYIAHPVAVASILRDLGGGPALLAAGLLHDVIEDTAVTAEELEANFGAEVRRLVEGVTKLSKFNFSSKTERQAESFRRMFLAMAQDIRVIVVKLADRLHNMRTLEYLPEDRRHAIAQETRDVFAPLANRLGIWRIKWELEDLAFKYLEPEAYRRIQELVAEKRANREAQLQQAIQILQERLSGMGFGYLEISGRPKHLYSIYQKMMRQHKEFHEIYDIAGIRILVATKDECYRALAVVHDCFLSVPGRFKDYISLPKPNQYQSLHTVVMGLGGRPLEVQIRTLAMHHVSEYGIAAHWKYKETGQSLPQQWSVQDQKFTWLRQLLDWQNDLKDAQEYLDSIRDDLFDKEVYVFTPQGDVLALQQGATPLDFAYRIHTDIGNHCAGARVNGRMVPLDTPLRNGDIVEILTQKTAHPSLDWLNFVKTTTARNRIRQWYKRSRRDENLQRGRELLEKELGKAGLEALLKSPQMQQVAERSNYQSVDDLVAALGYGEITLNLVVNRLRAITLARPETTPPELPSESAPVNRVPATTKPTDSPILGVEGLVYHIAGCCCPVPDEPIIGVVTLGSRGISIHRQGCSSLEAVSSDRLIPVSWNTKVNPHRPQTYPVDVQIEVIDRVGILKDILTRLTDHQINVRRANVHTHPTGTATIDLCIDIVNAKQLDRILAQIRKITDVLNIRRRQPTEVSSP
- a CDS encoding putative PEP-binding protein, whose product is MTSLLLEPLQQYPAEALSPTLVALQKTQQVLPPPHPVWLISTSVWQQLRAGAIPLWQAACDRWQERPPTAADFKALALEMTDQLPPLDVGELETIFAECHHFWQQQGGDSHLVLTTYLWQGAVDLPWGLGRGTVLNRPSLPLCHQAIEAAFAALVQAKNLYTYWQQGWDFCQLKGVILLYPLSAIVASGWWIGREPTLKAIASGVALPHQGIPLSPRGIELTPAEEHHLQQACRGAASHLWLWHRSQTQVWWGQCLPEPLPVAPLPQAVEHTLLAQGIPAAGGQAIAPAIVVTDPCAPAAVAGRILVTKSIPPHWLPLVNAAVGVICEQGGLTSHGAILARELGRPAVVDVANATQQIRSGMTLFLDGHRGAIYQLPPEPLPVVATPLPQTPSPPAVKQLPLQVMVNVSQVSALRLLRSLPCDGIGLLRSELMLLAFLEHRHPCHWLEQGEAEQLRDRWVQHLGEFMRAIAPRPLFYRTLDLRPADYRQLLGGHRFEPETDWGLRGVSRYSHCPELFHLELSALAIAHRLETCPLRIVLPFVRSVGEVVYCQKALAEHGLTLNAGVELWVMAEVPAILFLLADLAHLGVAGITIGTNDLTQLLLGIDRETALPELNEDHPAVRGAIAQLIQGAKVHHLGCSLCGEAPARYPHWLPWLIDLGLDSISVSPEVVSQVLSYL